The Salvia miltiorrhiza cultivar Shanhuang (shh) chromosome 1, IMPLAD_Smil_shh, whole genome shotgun sequence genome has a window encoding:
- the LOC131007848 gene encoding uncharacterized protein LOC131007848: MAAVLLQRGGGSCHQDGGKILLVSAGGRVEHGSEKMWRSRLAKNLEWSRPLLERELTSVHSLKLVIENARLREGQRDGWHWKASQCGTYTVKSAYREICSRDPNHSPHGEEFAWLPIWKAPVPLKVITTVWRALRDRLPTCDNLVKRQLDIHGSDLICAHCNSGDESVEHIFSTCGSSAELWKGLLRWFGKESALPTKLKDHLLAFTNLGTKQDVQFLLGVWMCTIWSIWRGRNNCKFNLGTWNIDKLLKELKRGPGVG, translated from the exons ATGGCAGCGGTTTTACTTCAGCGGGGCGGAGGGAGTTGTCACCAGGATGGTGGAAAAATATTATTGGTATCTGCCGGGGGGAGGGTGGAACATGGTTCAGAGAAAATGTGGAGATCTCGGTTGGCGAAG AATCTCGAGTGGTCCCGACCTCTCCTGGAAAGAGAACTGACTTCGGTTCATAGCTTGAAATTGGTAATTGAGAACGCCCGATTAAGAGAAGGTCAGAGGGATGGATGGCATTGGAAAGCATCCCAATGCGGTACTTATACTGTAAAGTCGGCATACAGAGAAATCTGCTCTAGGGATCCCAATCATTCTCCCCACGGGGAGGAGTTCGCCTGGCTGCCGATTTGGAAGGCTCCGGTTCCGCTTAAGGTGATCACCACAGTCTGGAGAGCTTTGCGTGATAGATTGCCTACTTGCGATAATCTTGTTAAGAGGCAGCTGGATATTCATGGCAGCGATTTGATCTGTGCCCACTGCAATTCGGGCGACGAGTCAGTGGAGCATATCTTCTCAACTTGTGGTTCTTCCGCGGAGCTGTGGAAGGGTTTGCTGCGTTGGTTTGGGAAAGAGTCAGCTCTCCCTACTAAGTTGAAAGATCATCTTCTTGCTTTTACAAACCTGGGTACTAAACAAGATGTCCAGTTCCTCCTTGGGGTTTGGATGTGCACGATTTGGAGTATTTGGAGAGGGCGTAATAACTGCAAGTTCAATCTTGGAACTTGGAACATCGACAAGCTGCTAAAGGAGTTAAAACGCGGACCTGGAGTTGGATGA